The Fusobacterium sp. DD2 genome contains a region encoding:
- a CDS encoding YbaN family protein: MKKKLLFMIGIVSLILGTVGIFLPLLPTTPFLLLATYSFSKSSDRFYNYIINNRVFGKYIQDYREKKGITVGNKIIVLIILTLGIGYSMSKVTNTHMQVFLAVVFIGVTWHILKLKTIK; the protein is encoded by the coding sequence ATGAAAAAGAAGTTGCTTTTTATGATAGGAATAGTGTCATTAATATTGGGAACAGTGGGGATTTTCCTCCCCCTTCTCCCCACTACACCATTTTTACTTTTGGCAACATATTCATTTAGCAAGTCATCAGATAGATTTTATAACTATATTATAAATAACAGAGTTTTTGGAAAATATATCCAGGACTACCGAGAGAAAAAAGGTATAACAGTGGGAAATAAAATAATTGTCCTGATTATACTTACATTGGGAATTGGATATTCAATGTCAAAAGTTACAAATACACATATGCAGGTATTTTTAGCAGTAGTGTTTATTGGAGTAACATGGCATATCTTAAAACTTAAGACAATAAAGTAA